The following coding sequences lie in one Phaeodactylum tricornutum CCAP 1055/1 chromosome 12, whole genome shotgun sequence genomic window:
- a CDS encoding predicted protein, producing MGGKPSRAFVSNSNEIRTKNTGIMINSRHKQIQVANVMLKISSPELSASRDPETGDINQYQRRLDLLNDALHSFNSTAAQRLLEELNTMRQENIYQAVIDDVLNNLLVQGPDQSLPLWAKLRPFARYSRRARMASLRRTLDCTTPPPNVEDESDDDAASQQRRRRRALISLLRTLSSPDDDARSANGKPASPAVVTIEKRARREQKGANGQDMIARRPTDLETPAYSVLAKKANFEVRMYKPFAVCSVAMSKPRPVDAYKTDATVADPKMGGARAFGALAGYLFGKNQQEQAMAMTTPVFNTGSDDDKQMSFVLPSVYWKEDGISVAPQPFVNSGVKLERNGGGERAVLMFGGYASKNDVKRRKRELLASLAKDKVWEYLEDEPVALAQYNDPFTPPWKRLNEVSIGIQLRR from the coding sequence ATGGGTGGAAAGCCCTCTCGCGCGTTCGTTTCCAATTCAAACGAAATCCGTACCAAAAATACTGGTATCATGATCAATAGTCGACACAAACAAATACAAGTCGCTAACGTTATGCTGAAAATTTCGTCTCCAGAACTCTCTGCATCCCGTGACCCCGAGACTGGGGATATCAATCAGTACCAGCGACGATTGGATCTTCTCAATGATGCTCTCCACTCGTTCAATTCCACTGCCGCCCAGCGTCTTTTAGAGGAGTTGAATACCATGCGCCAGGAAAATATTTATCAAGCTGTCATTGACGATGTACTGAACAATCTACTGGTGCAAGGTCCTGATCAGTCATTGCCATTATGGGCCAAACTTCGCCCTTTCGCTCGGTATTCACGGCGAGCGCGCATGGCGAGTCTGCGTCGGACTTTGGATTGCACAACCCCACCACCCAACGTTGAAGACGAGAGTGATGATGATGCCGCGAGTCAACAAAGACGTCGTCGGCGAGCACTCATCTCCTTACTTCGTACCTTGAGTAGTCCCGACGATGACGCCCGTTCAGCCAATGGGAAACCTGCCAGTCCGGCAGTGGTGACGATTGAGAAACGCGCGCGACGCGAACAAAAAGGGGCGAACGGCCAAGACATGATTGCGCGTCGGCCGACCGACCTGGAAACTCCCGCCTATTCGGTTCTTGCGAAGAAAGCTAATTTTGAGGTTCGTATGTACAAACCCTTTGCCGTTTGTTCCGTCGCCATGAGCAAACCGCGTCCGGTTGATGCCTACAAGACGGACGCTACCGTTGCGGATCCCAAAATGGGTGGGGCTCGAGCTTTCGGCGCACTTGCTGGCTACCTGTTTGGAAAAAATCAGCAAGAGCAAGCAATGGCTATGACTACACCCGTTTTTAATACCGGAAGTGATGATGACAAACAGATGTCATTTGTTCTGCCTTCCGTGTACTGGAAAGAAGATGGAATTTCTGTCGCACCGCAACCCTTTGTCAATAGCGGAGTCAAACTGGAACGCAATGGAGGAGGTGAAAGAGCGGTTCTTATGTTTGGTGGATACGCATCAAAGAATGATGTCAAACGCAGAAAACGTGAGCTGCTTGCAAGTCTTGCCAAAGATAAGGTATGGGAATATCTTGAGGACGAGCCGGTGGCACTTGCTCAATACAACGATCCTTTCACTCCGCCCTGGAAACGTTTGAACGAGGTCTCGATTGGCATTCAACTTAGACGCTAA
- a CDS encoding predicted protein: protein HPNVLGCIEVLQDDDFLYCIMPYCAGGDLYGAVMKNFRPNEKQARTRFRELLAGLSHLQNKGVCHRDLSLENLLLDETDQVVIGDLGLALRRCLITAQGICGNLTYIAPEIIAGEDFDGYAVDLWSAGVILFIMLVGRAPFRWAHNSDQRFAQISSNRLREMIKHIGIPLSNTVIDLLQNMLCREPNKRLLLREILSHPWM, encoded by the exons CACCCGAATGTTCTAGGTTGTATTGAAGTCCTCCAAGATGACGATTTTCTATACTGCATCATGCCTTATTGCGCTGGAGGTGACTTGTACGGCGCAGTGATGAAAAACT TCCGTCCGAACGAAAAACAAGCTCGTACCCGATTTCGGGAACTTCTAGCGGGACTTTCTCATCTTCAGAATAAAGGAGTTTGTCATCGCGActtgtcgttggaaaacCTGTTGTTGGACGAGACTGACCAAGTTGTAATAGGGGACCTCGGACTTGCTCTTCGT CGCTGTCTCATAACGGCACAGGGTATTTGCGGAAACTTGACCTACATTGCCCCCGAAATCATTGCTGGTGAGGATTTTGACGGTTACGCTGTTGATCTTTGGTCGGCGGGTGTGATCCTCTTCATTATGCTTGTCGGCCGTGCTCCGTTTCGATGGGCGCACAACTCTGATCAGAGATTTGCGCAGATATCGTCCAACCGCCTTCGCGAAATGATCAAACACATAGGAATCCCACTGAGCAATACTGTTATTGATTTGCTCCAGAATATGCTTTGTCGTGAACCAAACAAACGGCTTCTTCTCCGTGAAATCTTGTCGCATCCTTGGATG
- a CDS encoding predicted protein, with protein sequence MEEPGPQAFQSFEETESSGEAVRPLDFPPPAVRAGVRVNALVVHPESGTRQVCSGVIHREDLSEASEPILQGSGPAGVSPMTTHERDPSVQEEVLAYWPQRRLQDAIYGSVWACLVLRRHHGIAADDAARAAGVEPGSASAPIVWEISGQHVAIKMVEWARVHHMRGRLLEDPVKEVAAMQLLGARHPNVLGSTEVLQDGDFLYSIMPYCRDGDLFGVVVQYAEDSGGESGMPEPVARFWFRQILWGLHHLQTQGVCHRDLSLENILVDGDRCMIIDMGMCLRVPYNDPHKPGAVTDVTRGSTRRLMRPQGVCGKHNYMSPEVFANTDSFDGFAIDLWAAGVILYIMLTGFPPYDQASRTDQRFELIATGRLMEQLRNWNIQLSEEAGNLLQRMLTLDPRERPTLAEILADPWVTSDDVHVPPPPEPLPF encoded by the exons ATGGAAGAACCTGGACCTCAAGCATTTCAATCATTCGAAGAAACCGAGAGCTCCGGCGAGGCTGTCCGTCCTCTGGATTTCCCACCACCTGCAGTTCGTGCCGGCGTCCGCGTAAACGCTTTGGTGGTGCACCCCGAGTCGGGAACGCGACAGGTATGTTCCGGCGTAATTCATCGTGAAGACTTGTCGGAAGCGTCGGAACCTATATTGCAAGGCAGCGGGCCTGCGGGAGTATCGCCTATGACGACGCACGAACGAGACCCCTCGGTACAGGAAGAAGTGTTAGCCTATTGGCCGCAACGCCGCTTACAGGATGCCATTTACGGATCCGTATGGGCCTGCCTGGTTCTGCGACGGCACCACGGGATTGCAGCCGATGACGCCGCACGGGCAGCTGGTGTGGAACCAGGGTCTGCCAGTGCTCCAATTGTATGGGAAATATCAGGCCAGCATGTTGCGATCAAAATGGTAGAATGGGCACGCGTTCATCACATGCGAGGACGGCTTCTGGAAGATCCGGTGAAAGAAGTTGCTGCTATGCAGCTACTGGGTGCGCGTCATCCAAATGTGCTGGGAAGTACTGAAGTATTACAAGATGGTGACTTCTTATACTCGATAATGCCCTACTGTCGAGACGGTGATTTGTTCGGCGTTGTTGTCCAGTACGCTGAGGACAGCGGTGGCGAATCTGGCATGCCCGAGCCGGTCGCACGCTTTTGGTTTCGTCAAATTTTATGG ggtcttcatcatcttcaaaCGCAAGGCGTATGTCACCGAGACCTTTCTCTCGAAAATATTTTAGTTGATGGTGATCGCTGCATGATTATCGACATGGGCATGTGTCTACGAGTTCCCTACAATGATCCTCACAAgcccggagcagttaccgATGTCACGCGTGGAAGTACTCGGCGATTGATGCGACCACAGGGAGTTTGTGGAAAGCACAACTATATGTCCCCAGAAGTATTTGCCAACACCGACAGCTTTGATGGTTTTGCTATTGATCTGTGGGCAGCAGGTGTCATTCTTTATATCATGCTGACAGGATTCCCGCCTTACGACCAAGCTAGTCGAACCGACCAGCGATTCGAGCTGATTGCCACTGGTCGCCTAATGGAGCAACTTCGAAACTGGAACATCCAACTTTCTGAGGAAGCAGGAAATCTGTTACAGCGAATGCTGACATTAGATCCTCGTGAACGGCCGACGCTTGCGGAAATTCTTGCCGATCCATGGGTAACGAGCGACGACGTACATGTTCCTCCTCCGCCGGAGCCGCTTCCGTTCTAA